The following are encoded in a window of Roseibium sp. Sym1 genomic DNA:
- the traD gene encoding conjugal transfer protein TraD, with the protein MLDRKKDAREKIQLGGLIVKAGLRETDKAILLGILMDASKRLGDMNERDRWRAIGKAAFKNDTQKGAAVPDPDSLDADSAMGPHRN; encoded by the coding sequence TTGCTGGACCGCAAGAAAGACGCACGCGAAAAAATCCAGCTCGGCGGTCTCATCGTCAAAGCCGGGCTTCGCGAGACAGACAAGGCCATCCTTCTCGGCATTCTCATGGATGCATCGAAGCGCCTTGGCGACATGAATGAGCGCGACAGATGGCGCGCGATCGGAAAGGCTGCATTCAAGAATGACACTCAAAAGGGCGCTGCTGTTCCTGATCCCGATAGCCTTGATGCTGATAGCGCAATGGGGCCTCACCGGAATTGA
- the tnpC gene encoding IS66 family transposase, which translates to MPSTVAIDLSAIPADQRDAVAALLRERDALKEINKRLEHLVAELNHAVHGKRSEKLSEDERQLAFEDLETAIAEVEESQDERHPSEGKTRRPARRNRGNLPKDLPRIERVIEPDNLQCPCGCGVMHKIGEDRTERLDIVPAQLRVIVTVRPKYACRACTDGVTQMPAPAHLIEGGLPTEGAIAHVLVAKYADHLPLHRQSQILARSGIDIHRSTLADWVGTAAFHLAPVVERLAEHLKVSTKLFMDETTAPVLDPGRGKTKTGYLWALARDDRAWGGDDPPGVVFFYAPNRRGENAEKILRGFDGVLQLDGYQGYNCLTRSSRKGGDPIRVTHCWAHARRKLKEVFDRDGSEIAAEGLRRIAEFYRVEADIRGTAPGQRHSARQARTAPLVDAFGLWLQEQRLRVSAKSRLGEKLAYIHRHWDGLQTFLHDGRVEIDSNSVENLIRPIALNRKNALFAGHDEGGRTWGRIASLIETAKINNVEPFAYLKATLEAIAGGHPKSRIDELLPWNFTPSN; encoded by the coding sequence ATGCCTTCCACTGTCGCCATCGATCTTTCCGCGATCCCCGCTGACCAGCGTGATGCTGTCGCCGCGCTCCTGCGCGAAAGGGATGCGCTCAAGGAGATCAACAAGCGCCTGGAACATCTGGTCGCGGAATTGAACCACGCGGTTCACGGCAAAAGGTCGGAGAAGCTCAGCGAAGATGAACGGCAATTGGCTTTCGAAGACCTCGAGACTGCCATCGCCGAGGTTGAGGAAAGCCAGGACGAGCGGCACCCTTCCGAGGGCAAAACCCGCCGTCCGGCCCGTCGCAACCGGGGCAACCTGCCGAAGGACCTACCGCGCATCGAGCGTGTGATCGAACCCGACAACCTGCAATGTCCCTGCGGTTGCGGAGTGATGCACAAGATCGGCGAGGATCGCACGGAGCGGCTGGACATCGTGCCCGCACAGCTGCGCGTGATCGTCACCGTCCGCCCCAAATACGCCTGCCGCGCCTGTACCGACGGCGTCACGCAGATGCCGGCACCGGCGCATCTCATCGAAGGCGGTCTGCCGACGGAAGGCGCCATTGCGCATGTTCTGGTTGCCAAGTACGCGGACCATTTGCCCTTGCATCGTCAGAGCCAGATCCTTGCCCGGTCGGGCATCGATATCCATCGCAGCACGCTGGCCGACTGGGTCGGCACTGCCGCGTTCCACCTCGCCCCCGTGGTCGAGCGGCTGGCCGAGCATCTGAAGGTGTCGACCAAGCTGTTCATGGACGAGACCACGGCGCCGGTGCTGGATCCGGGCCGCGGCAAGACGAAAACCGGGTATCTATGGGCCTTGGCCCGAGACGACCGCGCCTGGGGCGGGGACGATCCACCCGGCGTGGTCTTCTTCTATGCGCCTAACCGCCGCGGAGAGAACGCGGAGAAAATCCTTCGTGGCTTCGACGGGGTCCTGCAACTTGACGGCTACCAGGGCTACAACTGCCTGACGCGCTCGTCCCGCAAGGGCGGCGATCCGATCCGCGTGACCCATTGCTGGGCCCACGCACGGCGGAAACTGAAGGAGGTCTTCGACCGCGACGGCTCCGAAATCGCCGCCGAGGGCCTGCGCCGGATCGCTGAGTTCTACAGGGTCGAGGCCGATATCCGCGGCACGGCGCCAGGGCAGCGGCACTCGGCCCGGCAGGCCCGCACCGCGCCTCTGGTCGACGCCTTCGGACTATGGCTGCAAGAGCAACGCCTCCGGGTCTCCGCCAAGTCCCGCCTTGGCGAGAAGCTTGCCTACATCCATCGTCACTGGGATGGTTTGCAGACCTTCCTCCACGACGGCCGTGTCGAGATTGATAGCAACAGTGTTGAGAATTTGATCCGGCCAATTGCATTAAACAGGAAAAATGCATTGTTCGCCGGCCATGACGAGGGCGGCCGCACCTGGGGCCGCATCGCATCGCTTATTGAGACCGCGAAAATCAACAACGTCGAGCCCTTCGCCTATCTCAAGGCCACCCTCGAAGCCATTGCTGGCGGCCATCCAAAAAGCCGGATCGACGAACTTCTGCCATGGAACTTCACGCCGTCAAACTGA
- a CDS encoding copper chaperone PCu(A)C, translating into MKKDMVKAAAIISVWCGSLQQSFAQMEHTFPENKLVVEHANVVRSVSNMDTLFGYVTIWNGTNQAVNISEIYSEELGVASVYSVNYSDVDPVFVEYPLTIPAHAELMMRPSGIYLELKRENVGFEGISEISLTLEFEDKTSLQVPAEILVTGEDLPDHHHGDGKTYGHD; encoded by the coding sequence ATGAAGAAGGATATGGTAAAGGCAGCCGCTATTATCTCTGTTTGGTGCGGCAGTCTTCAGCAAAGTTTTGCTCAAATGGAGCATACATTCCCAGAAAATAAGTTAGTGGTTGAGCATGCAAATGTAGTTAGGTCGGTGTCAAATATGGACACATTATTTGGATATGTTACTATTTGGAATGGAACTAACCAAGCAGTAAATATTTCAGAAATATATTCCGAAGAACTTGGCGTTGCTTCAGTTTATTCTGTAAATTATTCTGATGTCGATCCTGTATTTGTTGAATACCCACTAACTATACCTGCGCACGCGGAGCTTATGATGAGGCCTTCTGGAATTTACCTAGAACTAAAGAGGGAAAATGTAGGTTTCGAAGGAATATCTGAGATTTCTCTTACCTTGGAATTTGAAGACAAAACTAGTTTGCAAGTGCCTGCAGAAATACTTGTAACTGGCGAAGATTTACCTGACCACCATCATGGTGATGGAAAGACGTATGGGCATGATTAG
- a CDS encoding TraC family protein, with amino-acid sequence MAPRTSKTASEQIDDIEAQIAKLQQKKRQVLKKQSERVAKLVMESGLAELDIDESELAKALNDLAARFQKPAASQAHAAAPQN; translated from the coding sequence ATGGCTCCGCGCACTTCCAAAACCGCATCCGAGCAGATCGACGACATCGAAGCTCAGATTGCCAAGCTCCAGCAGAAGAAAAGGCAGGTGCTCAAAAAGCAGTCCGAGCGCGTCGCCAAGCTCGTCATGGAGAGCGGCCTCGCCGAACTCGACATTGATGAGTCTGAACTCGCCAAAGCCTTGAACGACCTCGCCGCCCGATTTCAAAAGCCGGCCGCTTCACAAGCTCACGCTGCAGCTCCGCAGAATTGA
- a CDS encoding conjugal transfer protein TraH — protein sequence MIDAALIEQCADPSLTPAIVEEFIAAAGSEDALNVTVRAGSKTYLVPKTNSTQEAMKLVQDHLGKAVVRVGITQYPVGIGIADKSQVSADVFDTCNNIKIGTALFARVYKVVTKWYGTPVPEAFEDAIETYQTGYFDGEYVFAAEDPGESVDLAAPSPTGSKIGATGTENDIAGSDPKSELRQQLWAQDPNKAEIGVDLSEIGDFNRE from the coding sequence ATGATAGATGCTGCCTTGATAGAACAATGTGCCGATCCCTCCCTGACCCCTGCCATCGTTGAAGAGTTCATCGCAGCAGCCGGCTCGGAGGACGCGTTGAATGTGACGGTTCGGGCGGGATCGAAGACATATCTGGTGCCGAAGACGAATTCCACGCAAGAGGCCATGAAGCTGGTTCAGGATCACCTCGGCAAAGCCGTCGTCCGTGTCGGGATCACGCAATATCCGGTTGGCATTGGCATTGCGGACAAGTCTCAGGTCTCCGCGGACGTGTTCGACACCTGCAACAACATCAAGATTGGGACAGCGTTGTTTGCCCGCGTCTACAAGGTCGTGACGAAGTGGTACGGCACGCCGGTACCGGAGGCGTTTGAAGATGCCATCGAGACGTACCAGACCGGGTATTTTGACGGGGAATATGTGTTCGCGGCGGAAGATCCAGGCGAAAGCGTTGACCTGGCAGCTCCGAGCCCGACAGGCTCAAAAATAGGTGCGACGGGAACGGAAAACGATATTGCGGGATCAGACCCAAAAAGTGAACTCCGGCAACAGCTGTGGGCACAGGATCCGAACAAGGCGGAAATTGGTGTCGATCTGTCTGAAATTGGGGATTTCAACAGGGAATGA
- a CDS encoding conjugal transfer protein TraB has product MTQDILDPFRRVAFSAWREKCSPSSLKFARSLFCILGGMATATIGWSGNVLLLPAGMLFPAFWAYAPSRSVSALVAAAHFLGASRGLPQGASIFFGSQYAIGLGLWFAASLVFVAVHSVLWTRRSGWPRMLRYLIASVLMSLPPFGIVGWASPITAAGVLFPGWSWFGLAATAILLLMMTTNLWRIAVPVVAGCAAWSAAFWTEPKVIEGWTGINTTFGYEGAGQLAGYEQQRETILMVRRAAGQGAKVAVLPESALGLWTPTTEKLWTDALSELPVTVIGGAAVVQRTGYDTVMVEISGSGSRIFYRERIPVPVSMWQPWRRLTGDGDGANAYFFDNPVTQVAGTRAAPLICYEQLLVWPVLQSMAMGSDAIVAIGNGWWTGESNITDIQRASVTAWAKLFDVPLVIAFNE; this is encoded by the coding sequence TTGACTCAAGATATTTTGGACCCATTCCGGCGGGTGGCGTTCTCGGCCTGGCGCGAGAAGTGTTCACCTTCCAGCCTTAAGTTTGCGCGCAGTCTGTTTTGTATTCTGGGAGGCATGGCGACCGCCACAATCGGCTGGTCCGGGAACGTGCTCCTGTTGCCGGCCGGAATGCTGTTTCCGGCTTTCTGGGCTTACGCCCCGTCGCGATCCGTGTCGGCACTGGTGGCCGCCGCGCATTTCCTTGGAGCGTCACGGGGCTTGCCGCAGGGCGCCAGCATCTTCTTCGGCTCCCAATATGCAATCGGCCTGGGGCTGTGGTTCGCGGCATCGCTCGTCTTTGTCGCCGTTCATTCGGTACTTTGGACGCGCAGATCCGGATGGCCACGAATGCTGCGCTACCTGATCGCAAGTGTTCTGATGAGCCTGCCACCCTTCGGGATCGTGGGTTGGGCCAGTCCGATCACAGCGGCCGGAGTGCTCTTTCCGGGGTGGAGCTGGTTTGGGCTGGCAGCGACCGCGATCCTGTTGCTCATGATGACCACAAACCTTTGGCGGATCGCGGTTCCGGTGGTGGCCGGTTGTGCTGCCTGGTCCGCCGCATTCTGGACAGAGCCAAAGGTAATCGAGGGTTGGACCGGCATCAACACCACTTTCGGTTACGAAGGGGCTGGACAGCTTGCCGGTTATGAGCAGCAGCGGGAAACCATTCTCATGGTTCGAAGGGCGGCCGGGCAGGGGGCGAAAGTCGCCGTCCTTCCCGAAAGCGCTCTTGGACTATGGACGCCGACGACGGAAAAGCTTTGGACGGACGCTTTGTCCGAACTGCCGGTGACTGTGATCGGAGGAGCCGCTGTTGTTCAAAGGACTGGCTACGACACAGTCATGGTGGAGATTTCGGGAAGCGGATCGCGGATCTTCTATCGCGAGCGCATTCCGGTTCCGGTCTCGATGTGGCAGCCCTGGCGGCGGCTCACGGGCGATGGAGACGGCGCCAACGCCTACTTCTTCGATAATCCCGTCACACAGGTTGCAGGCACCCGTGCCGCGCCTCTGATCTGCTACGAACAGCTCCTCGTTTGGCCCGTTCTGCAATCCATGGCCATGGGCTCAGACGCAATCGTTGCGATCGGCAACGGCTGGTGGACGGGTGAAAGCAACATTACCGACATTCAACGCGCCAGCGTCACGGCATGGGCAAAGCTGTTCGATGTGCCACTGGTGATCGCATTCAACGAGTGA
- the traF gene encoding conjugative transfer signal peptidase TraF, whose amino-acid sequence MVVGGIAAAGTFGGYRINTTPSFPLGLWRIEALSREVNVGDTLFICPPADAPAIKLARERLYLPAGLCEGGIAPLIKTVVALPGQTIAIEGDQVAIDGARLAHSSIQEADGQGRALTAFTEGVVPVGALFVHSDYVASFDSRYFGPIPAGGVLGLAREVFTFQP is encoded by the coding sequence ATGGTAGTTGGCGGCATTGCCGCGGCCGGAACCTTCGGCGGATACCGGATCAACACAACACCGAGCTTTCCGCTCGGACTTTGGCGGATCGAGGCGCTCTCCCGCGAAGTTAACGTGGGCGACACCCTGTTCATCTGTCCGCCCGCAGATGCGCCGGCGATCAAACTGGCTCGGGAACGCCTCTATCTTCCCGCGGGTCTCTGTGAAGGCGGGATAGCACCGCTTATCAAAACTGTCGTCGCCCTGCCCGGGCAAACCATCGCCATCGAGGGCGACCAGGTGGCCATCGATGGTGCTCGCCTGGCGCATTCTTCCATTCAAGAGGCGGACGGGCAGGGGCGCGCCTTGACCGCCTTTACCGAGGGCGTCGTTCCTGTCGGCGCGCTCTTTGTTCATTCCGACTATGTGGCTTCCTTTGACTCAAGATATTTTGGACCCATTCCGGCGGGTGGCGTTCTCGGCCTGGCGCGAGAAGTGTTCACCTTCCAGCCTTAA
- a CDS encoding IS481 family transposase, which yields MYESNERIIKHKVGLLNLAEELGNVSQACKVMGLSRDTFYRYKSAVEDGGVEALLDKSRRKPNQKNRVDEQVEAAVLDYALEQPAHGQVRVSNELRKRGVFVSPSGVRSIWLRNNLANFKQRLKALEIHVAETGTILTDSQVAALEKKAHDDEACGEIETAHPGYLGSQDTFYVGTMKGVGRIYQQTFVDTYSKVACAKLYTTKTPITAADLLNDRVLPLFEEHELPLLRILTDRGTEYCGKAESHDYQLYLAINDIDHTKTKAKSPQTNGICERFHKTVLQEFYQVAFRKTVFETIDDLQKELDLWIDHYNRERTHQGKMCCGRTPMETLADGKKVWLDKKIDQT from the coding sequence ATGTATGAGAGTAACGAACGGATCATCAAACACAAAGTCGGTCTTCTAAACCTGGCCGAAGAGCTTGGCAATGTGAGCCAGGCCTGCAAGGTGATGGGGCTCTCCCGTGACACCTTCTACCGTTACAAGTCAGCTGTTGAGGATGGCGGTGTTGAAGCGCTTCTGGACAAGAGCCGGCGCAAGCCCAACCAGAAGAACCGCGTGGATGAGCAAGTCGAAGCCGCCGTCCTGGACTATGCCCTTGAGCAGCCAGCTCATGGACAGGTTCGTGTTTCAAACGAGCTGCGCAAGCGTGGTGTCTTTGTCTCCCCATCCGGCGTTCGCTCTATCTGGCTCCGGAACAACTTGGCCAACTTCAAGCAGCGCCTGAAGGCCCTGGAAATCCATGTGGCCGAAACAGGCACGATCCTGACAGACAGCCAGGTCGCCGCTCTTGAGAAGAAGGCCCATGACGACGAGGCCTGCGGAGAGATCGAAACGGCCCATCCCGGCTATCTGGGCTCTCAGGACACGTTCTATGTCGGCACCATGAAGGGCGTCGGCCGGATCTATCAGCAAACCTTCGTCGATACCTATTCCAAGGTCGCTTGCGCCAAGCTCTACACAACCAAGACACCGATCACGGCTGCGGACCTGCTCAATGATCGTGTTCTGCCATTGTTTGAGGAGCATGAGTTACCCTTGCTGCGTATCCTGACCGACAGAGGCACCGAATATTGCGGCAAGGCAGAGAGCCACGATTACCAGCTCTATCTGGCAATCAACGATATCGACCACACAAAGACCAAGGCAAAATCACCGCAGACGAACGGTATCTGCGAACGCTTCCACAAGACGGTCTTACAGGAATTCTATCAAGTCGCATTCCGAAAGACCGTCTTCGAAACCATCGATGACTTGCAAAAGGAGCTGGATCTATGGATTGATCACTACAATCGCGAACGCACGCATCAGGGCAAAATGTGCTGTGGCAGAACGCCCATGGAAACCCTGGCCGATGGAAAGAAGGTTTGGCTCGACAAGAAAATAGACCAAACCTGA
- the traA gene encoding Ti-type conjugative transfer relaxase TraA gives MAIYHFHVQVISRSAGRSSVAAAAYRHRAQMTVSNDSDHMTFDYAHKDGDLVHEELALPDQTPEWFRTLIDGRSVAGASEALWNAVEAHETRVNAQLAREIVLALPSELSRPENVALVQGYVGQAFTSRGMIADWVYHDKENNPHVHVMLTMAPLTEKGFGSKWETLLDENGEPVRKGSQKNGKIQYRAWAGDKETLKQWRELWAVHANKSLEQAGHDARIDHRSFEAQGIELLPTSKIGVQARNIVSQAKAQGRDAGLERSSWHAESRLENVRRITRRPEIVIDAITREKSVFDERDIAKYLHRYVDDEAKFHDLLARVLNSPNLVKLAVEAVDPETGEMEPAKFTSREMMRLEAEMARRADHLVSVSSHGVDARLRDGVLVSVKKLSDEQRVAIERITGDERMASVVGRAGAGKTTMMKAARQVWEANGYQVFGAALAGKAAEGLEKEAGIASRTLASWQLSWGRGERLPDKRSVFVIDEAGMVDSRQMSVFVETIAKAGAKLVLIGDAEQLQPIEAGAAFRSLTDRTGYAELGTIYRQREQWMRDASMDLARGNVANAIHAYRANGHVVSMPLKDQVFGKLIDDWSRDYDPSKSMLMLAHLREDVHRLNRMARQVLIDRGVIETGRRFRTEEGERFFAAGDQIVFLKNDRELNVKNGMIGRVVEAGEGRILAEIGDIGSNQTRRVEVSQKTYRNVDHGYATTIHKSQGATVDKVKVLATLSLDRHLTYVAMTRHREDVKLYHGALSFAKNGGLIEVLSRKGAKDTTLDYAGSELYAQALSYANSRGLYGLRVAKAMVQNQRRWFAEQKAKLSELGERLLSLGEKLGIGLNGFERSLAGETNTVQIQSREHPATTQPWIAGVTMWAMSISDTVEAKLQSDATLTTHWIEVQNRARLVFERPEEAVKAMRIEDIVTLSGEAQTTARDRLAEALANAPEQFGALRGKAGMLAGKTTREIREQALTNVPQLSDDVKTYIRLRAEIVTSSTVELERERDLSRVDIPALSPAAETVLSRIRDAIDRNDLSSGLSFLLADKMVEAELGEVAAKLDRRFGERAFVAGMKPEGPAFEKAAARVADENRARFAEAWPKFNAIQKINAKRLSHEQAQAQALKQNVSKDQGMTR, from the coding sequence ATGGCCATCTACCATTTCCATGTCCAGGTGATTTCCAGGAGCGCGGGCCGGTCGAGTGTTGCGGCGGCCGCTTACCGGCATCGCGCCCAAATGACGGTGTCGAACGACTCCGATCACATGACATTCGACTATGCGCACAAGGACGGCGATCTGGTGCATGAAGAACTGGCGCTGCCTGATCAGACGCCGGAATGGTTCCGGACGCTGATCGACGGTCGGAGTGTAGCGGGTGCCAGTGAAGCGCTCTGGAATGCGGTTGAGGCGCATGAGACGCGCGTCAACGCACAGCTTGCCCGTGAGATTGTCTTGGCGCTGCCGTCTGAACTCAGCCGCCCGGAGAACGTTGCCCTGGTGCAGGGCTATGTTGGGCAAGCCTTCACATCGCGGGGCATGATCGCGGACTGGGTCTATCACGACAAGGAAAACAATCCTCATGTCCATGTCATGTTGACGATGGCGCCGCTCACCGAGAAGGGCTTCGGGTCGAAGTGGGAAACGCTTCTCGACGAGAATGGCGAGCCGGTTCGGAAAGGCAGCCAGAAGAATGGAAAGATCCAATATCGAGCCTGGGCGGGCGACAAGGAAACGCTGAAACAGTGGCGTGAGCTTTGGGCCGTTCATGCGAACAAGAGCCTGGAACAAGCCGGGCACGATGCGCGGATTGATCATCGCAGTTTTGAGGCCCAGGGGATCGAACTGCTGCCGACATCGAAGATCGGTGTGCAGGCGCGTAACATTGTTAGCCAGGCAAAAGCGCAAGGGCGTGATGCCGGTCTGGAACGCTCGTCATGGCATGCGGAAAGCCGGCTTGAGAATGTCAGGCGGATCACGCGCCGGCCGGAAATCGTCATTGACGCAATCACGCGCGAGAAGAGCGTTTTCGATGAACGAGACATTGCCAAATACCTTCACCGCTACGTGGACGATGAGGCTAAATTCCATGACCTGCTTGCACGCGTTCTGAATTCTCCAAACCTTGTGAAGCTTGCGGTCGAAGCGGTTGATCCGGAAACCGGCGAAATGGAACCGGCGAAGTTTACCAGCCGGGAGATGATGCGGCTTGAGGCAGAGATGGCGCGGCGGGCGGATCATCTTGTGTCCGTTTCCTCGCATGGCGTGGATGCGCGTTTGCGTGATGGTGTGCTTGTCAGTGTCAAAAAACTTTCCGATGAGCAGCGTGTTGCGATCGAGCGCATCACGGGTGACGAGCGCATGGCGTCGGTCGTCGGCCGGGCTGGGGCGGGCAAGACCACGATGATGAAAGCCGCGCGTCAGGTATGGGAGGCAAACGGCTATCAGGTTTTTGGTGCCGCGCTTGCAGGCAAGGCTGCCGAGGGACTGGAGAAGGAAGCCGGGATCGCATCGCGCACTTTGGCATCCTGGCAATTGTCCTGGGGACGTGGCGAGCGGCTCCCTGACAAAAGGTCCGTGTTCGTGATCGATGAAGCCGGCATGGTCGATAGCCGACAGATGAGCGTCTTTGTCGAAACGATCGCGAAGGCGGGAGCCAAACTCGTTCTGATCGGAGACGCGGAACAGCTGCAGCCGATTGAAGCGGGCGCTGCCTTCCGGTCGTTGACCGATCGAACCGGATACGCGGAACTCGGCACGATCTACCGGCAACGTGAACAATGGATGCGCGATGCGTCGATGGATCTAGCACGCGGCAATGTCGCGAACGCGATCCATGCCTATCGGGCAAACGGTCATGTCGTCAGCATGCCGCTCAAGGATCAGGTTTTTGGGAAGCTGATCGACGACTGGTCGCGCGACTACGATCCGTCGAAGTCGATGCTGATGCTGGCGCATTTGCGGGAAGATGTGCACCGGCTCAACCGGATGGCGCGGCAAGTGCTGATTGACCGCGGCGTGATCGAGACTGGCAGAAGGTTCCGCACGGAGGAGGGTGAGCGGTTCTTTGCCGCCGGCGACCAGATTGTCTTCCTGAAGAACGACCGGGAGCTGAACGTCAAGAACGGGATGATCGGCCGCGTGGTCGAAGCAGGCGAGGGGCGCATCCTCGCTGAGATTGGGGATATCGGTTCGAACCAGACCCGGCGTGTAGAGGTCAGTCAGAAGACCTATCGCAATGTCGATCATGGCTACGCGACAACGATCCACAAATCGCAAGGCGCCACCGTCGACAAGGTGAAGGTGCTGGCAACGCTCTCCCTCGACCGGCATCTGACCTATGTGGCGATGACCAGGCACCGGGAGGACGTGAAGCTCTATCACGGCGCGTTGTCCTTCGCGAAGAATGGCGGATTGATAGAAGTGCTTTCCAGGAAGGGCGCGAAAGATACGACGCTCGATTATGCCGGCTCGGAACTCTATGCCCAGGCACTCAGCTACGCCAATAGCCGGGGGCTCTATGGGCTTCGGGTTGCCAAGGCCATGGTCCAGAACCAGCGCCGCTGGTTTGCCGAGCAGAAGGCCAAACTCTCGGAGCTCGGTGAGCGGCTATTGTCCCTCGGTGAAAAGCTGGGGATTGGCTTGAACGGTTTTGAGCGAAGTCTTGCAGGGGAGACGAATACCGTCCAAATACAATCGCGCGAACATCCTGCCACAACACAACCCTGGATCGCGGGTGTGACGATGTGGGCCATGTCCATCTCTGACACTGTGGAGGCCAAGTTGCAGTCGGATGCCACGTTGACAACTCATTGGATCGAAGTCCAGAACCGCGCCCGGCTTGTATTCGAGCGGCCGGAAGAGGCCGTCAAGGCGATGCGGATCGAGGACATCGTGACGTTGAGTGGCGAAGCGCAAACCACGGCTCGCGACAGGCTCGCGGAAGCGCTGGCCAATGCGCCCGAGCAGTTCGGTGCGCTGCGCGGCAAGGCGGGCATGCTGGCGGGCAAGACTACCCGCGAAATCCGCGAGCAGGCGCTGACCAACGTTCCGCAGCTCAGCGATGATGTGAAAACCTATATCCGTCTGAGGGCCGAGATCGTAACTTCAAGTACCGTGGAACTGGAGCGCGAACGCGATCTGTCGCGTGTCGATATTCCAGCGCTGTCACCCGCGGCCGAGACGGTCTTGTCGCGGATCCGTGATGCCATCGACCGGAACGATCTAAGTAGCGGCCTGTCTTTCCTTCTGGCGGACAAAATGGTTGAAGCGGAACTCGGTGAAGTTGCCGCAAAGTTGGACCGGCGGTTCGGAGAGCGCGCATTCGTGGCAGGAATGAAACCCGAAGGACCTGCCTTTGAGAAGGCGGCTGCCCGGGTTGCCGATGAAAACCGGGCCAGGTTTGCGGAGGCATGGCCGAAGTTCAATGCCATCCAGAAAATCAACGCCAAAAGGCTTTCTCACGAGCAAGCTCAGGCACAAGCCCTGAAACAGAATGTTTCCAAAGATCAGGGCATGACCCGGTGA